The Leisingera daeponensis DSM 23529 genome includes the window AGGCGGTGAACTATCAGGCGCGCATCGACCAGATGACCGACCGCGCCCTGGTGGCGAAATGGCCGATTGCCCGCATCGACCCGACGCTGCGGGCGCTGTTCCGCGCGGCGGGGGCTGAGCTGACCCAGTCCGACACCCCGCCCAAAGTGGTGATCAACGAATTTGTTGACATTGCCCGCGCCTTCTTCCCAGAAGGCAAGGAGCCGAAGTTCGTCAATGCCGTCCTGGACCACATGGCGCGGGAGGCCAGGCCGGACGCGTTCTAAGACCGGCCGGCACTGGATTATGAGGATAAAAAGGCGCGCCGCAGGGCGCGCTTTTTTGCTTCAGCAGCTGGTGCTGCGCAAAGAGTGCGACAAATTCCGCTCATTCTGCCCGGAACCGCTGGACGGCGCTGCAAAGGCTGATAACCTCTTCAGGCTTATCTGGAGGACTCAGATGCCTGAACTGGTGAAAATGTATATCCGCAATGTTGTGATTGGCTTCGCAATTGCCGCCGCCTTTGTCGCGGTGCTGCTGTGGTTCAACGTGATGAACCTCTGGTCGCTGGTCACAGCCTCGGATGCAGGGCTGCTGGCGGTGTTCCTGCTCTGGTTCATGCATGGCATCGTCTTTGCCGGGGTGCAGTTCGCCTGGGCCGTGATGGCGATGGCTGAGAAAGACGGCGGCCCCCGCCGCGGCACGCCGGTGGTGAATGCGTTTCAGCCGGTGAAAGTGCCCGCCGAACAGCCGTCCCAGGCACAGCGCCAGCTGCGCGCCCGCCGCTGATCCGCAGAATAACGGACATCCGGACCGCGCTTTCCTGACGGAGGGCGCGGTTTTCTTTTGCGGAGGGGGGAGAAGCGGCGGGACCACCAGTCAACCGTGCGGCTTTGATTCCCGAGGACCTGTATATACAGGTGGGCGCCAGGTAAACGGACCAGGATCCGCACAGAGCCAGCTCCCTCGGAATTGCTTAAGGCCACCGGAATGCTGCCTGTCACGAGAAGGGCAGAACCCGCCAAGGACTTAACTAAGCTGCCCGGCCTCTTGTTACAAGGGGAACGCAGAACCGGCGTTCATCATTTCCCGGCAAAACCGCGGGATTGCAATTTGTTCACCAATTGTTCACATTCACGCCCATGATGGAACATCTTCAGCCTGGACAAAAACTGGCCCGCGGAGTGTCGCGCTGTCTGCGCTCGCTCGGCTTCGCGCCGCTGGAGGAATTCGTGCCCGCCCGCGGCCTGCGGGTGGACGTGATGGCGCTGGGGCCGAAAGGCGAGCTTTGGGTCGTCGAATGCAAATCCAGCCGCGCCGATTATCAGGCCGACAGCAAATGGCAGGGCTATCTGGAATGGTGCGACCGCTTTTTCTGGGCGGTGGACATGGATTTTCCGGCCGAGCTGCTGCCGGACGGCACCGGGCTGATCATCGCTGATCCCTATGATGCGGAAATCATCCGCATGGCGCCGGAGGACAAGCTGGCGCCGGCCCGGCGCAAGAAGCTGGTGCAGAAATTTGCCATGGATGCTGCCTGCCGCCTGCAATTCCTGCGCGATCCTTTCCCGGGCAAAGACGGGCTGCTGCCGGGCGGGGCAGGGGGCGCAGATATAAAATTATAGGGCGGAGGGGTGCGCTCCCGCGCCTGCAGGTGTCCCGGCTGCGCCGGGTCCCCTTGGCAGCCTTGGGCCCGGCAGCGCGCCTTCGGCGCCCTGCTGGCGGCCGCGGTGCTGCGCTGCTGCGCCATGTGATTGAGCTTGCGGCAGAACCAGGAACCGGCCTCGCGGCGGGCGCGGCGGCTCAGACGCCCCGGATCACTTGATGCTGCGCGCCGCCTGGGCTGCGGCTCGGATCTCGTCTGCGATCTCTTCGGCCTCTTCCGGCTCGAAATCCATCGGGATCTCGGTGCCGCCGGCCTCGATGAAGATCCGCACCATGCCCTGATCGGTCGGGCCGATTTGCAGGTTTGCCTCGATGTCGCGTTCGGTATTGATACTCATCTTGCACTCCCTAGCCGGTCAGCGGAATGCAGCCGGTGCTAGCCCGCCGCACGCTGAAAGGCAAGCCGCCTTTGCGCTACACTGAGGCATGACGGATGTGATTTTGCGCCGATTCGCCCCGACCGACATGCAGTGGCTGGTAGCCCGCCACCAGGATCTCTATGCCCGCGAGGCGGGCTTCGACGAGACCTTCGGGCCGCTGGTCGCCGACATCCTGCACAGTTTCTGCGCGG containing:
- the nusB gene encoding transcription antitermination factor NusB, with the protein product MSTQDSRPKGNGKNQMRSAARLYALQALFQMEQSGQTFDQVIVEFEDHRFGAVYEGDEMAEGDTKVFRKLVREAVNYQARIDQMTDRALVAKWPIARIDPTLRALFRAAGAELTQSDTPPKVVINEFVDIARAFFPEGKEPKFVNAVLDHMAREARPDAF
- a CDS encoding MmcB family DNA repair protein; its protein translation is MMEHLQPGQKLARGVSRCLRSLGFAPLEEFVPARGLRVDVMALGPKGELWVVECKSSRADYQADSKWQGYLEWCDRFFWAVDMDFPAELLPDGTGLIIADPYDAEIIRMAPEDKLAPARRKKLVQKFAMDAACRLQFLRDPFPGKDGLLPGGAGGADIKL
- a CDS encoding DUF6324 family protein, yielding MSINTERDIEANLQIGPTDQGMVRIFIEAGGTEIPMDFEPEEAEEIADEIRAAAQAARSIK